A window of the Tiliqua scincoides isolate rTilSci1 chromosome 5, rTilSci1.hap2, whole genome shotgun sequence genome harbors these coding sequences:
- the TRIM72 gene encoding tripartite motif-containing protein 72: MSSSQQRLIQGMHQDLSCPICLKLFQSPVTAECGHTFCQDCLSGVPKEEDGKATSCPTCQALTKVEQLRINQQMEHLVKSFQQVPRDHCEEHLDPLSVYCEQDRQVICGVCASLGKHKGHNIITAAEAHQRMKKQLPQQQVQLQEAQVRKEKTIALLNRQIAEVEDTVSRFKQQVAEHLGVMRAYLGALEASLGREAERVQHQATDALQSERKVMTRYLDQLKQMETVLGEVQDEPQTEFLRKYCLVASRLQKILGESPPIARMDIQLPIISDEFKFQVWRKMFRALMPGLENLTFDPNTAQANLLVSEDGKRVECVEHKQAVSADDPQRFDKSNCLVSCQSFSQGEHYWEVTVSDKPRWALGLISAEAGRKGRLHAVPSSGFWLIGCKEGKTYEAHVEHKEPRPLKLENKPSRIGIYLSFDDGILAFYDSSDEDNLVQIFAFHERFTGTVYPFFDVCWHDKGKNSQPLVIYTPEAEGH; this comes from the exons ATGTCCAGTTCTCAGCAACGCCTCATCCAGGGCATGCATCAGGACCTCAGCTGCCCCATCTGCCTCAAGCTGTTCCAGTCTCCTGTGACGGCAGAATGCGGGCACACTTTCTGCCAGGACTGCTTGTCTGGGGTACCCAAGGAAGAGGACGGCAAggccacatcctgccccacctGCCAGGCCCTCACCAAGGTGGAGCAGCTGCGCATCAACCAACAGATGGAGCACCTGGTGAAGAGTTTCCAGCAGGTCCCCCGTGACCACTGTGAGGAGCACCTAGACCCGCTGAGCGTCTATTGTGAGCAGGACCGGCAGGTCATTTGTGGAGTGTGTGCTTCACTGGGGAAGCACAAGGGACACAACATCATCACTGCTGCTGAGGCTCACCAGAGGATGAAG AAGCAACTTCCCCAGCAGCAAGTCCAGTTGCAAGAAGCCCAAGTACGGAAGGAGAAAACGATTGCCTTACTGAACCGGCAGATAGCAGAAGTGGAG GATACAGTGTCCCGGTTCAAGCAacaagtggcagagcacctgggGGTGATGCGTGCCTACCTGGGGGCACTGGAGGCCTCTCTGGGCCGGGAGGCTGAGAGGGTGCAGCATCAGGCCACAGACGCCTTGCAAAGCGAGCGCAAGGTTATGACCCGCTACCTGGATCAGCTCAAGCAGATGGAGACAGTGCTAGGGGAAGTGCAAGATGAACCACAGACTGAGTTTCTCAGG AAATATTGCCTGGTGGCCAGTAG ACTGCAGAAGATCCTTGGAGAATCTCCACCCATCGCCCGCATGGACATCCAGCTCCCCATCATTTCAGATGAGTTCAAGTTCCAGGTGTGGAGGAAGATGTTCCGTGCACTGATGCCAG gcTTGGAGAACCTGACTTTTGACCCAAACACTGCTCAGGCCAACCTCCTGGTGTCAGAGGATGGCAAGCGGGTGGAGTGTGTGGAGCACAAGCAAGCTGTGAGTGCAGATGACCCACAGCGCTTTGACAAGTCCAACTGTCTGGTGTCATGCCAAAGCTTCTCACAGGGTGAGCATTACTGGGAGGTGACAGTGAGTGATAAGCCCCGCTGGGCTCTGGGTCTCATCTCAGCTGAGGCCGGGCGCAAAGGTCGCCTGCATGCCGTCCCGTCCAGTGGCTTCTGGCTGATAGGGTGCAAGGAAGGCAAGACCTACGAAGCCCACGTGGAGCACAAGGAGCCACGGCCACTGAAGTTGGAGAATAAGCCAAGCCGCATTGGCATCTACCTCAGCTTTGATGATGGCATATTGGCTTTCTATGATTCCAGCGATGAAGACAACCTGGTGCAGATATTTGCCTTCCATGAGCGCTTCACGGGTACTGTCTACCCCTTCTTTGATGTTTGCTGGCATGATAAGGGCAAGAACAGCCAACCTCTGGTCATCTACACTCCAGAGGCAGAAGGGCACTGA